The genomic DNA GCGAGGGTGCGGGTGACCTGCGCCAATTCCATCATCAGGCGCTCTACTGCCTGGGCGCGCAGTTTCCGCAACGACTCAAGACTCATGCCGCCTGCTGGGCCAATGCCTCGAGTTGTTGCACCGAGGAAGGCAAACCGGCCGGTTGGTCAATGTCTTGTCGCAAATAGGCATTGATCGCCTCCTGAGCGTGAACAGCACGGTCGAGCGCGGCATTCATCCCTGGCTTATAGGCTCCCAGCACGACCAAGTCTTCAGATTGGCGATACCGGGCCACCAATTCGAGGAGCTTCCTGGCGGCCTCGTAGTGTGTCCGTCCGACGATATCCCGCATCACGCGGCTGGTACTCTGGAGAAGATCGATGGCGGGGAAGTGATTGCGTGCGGCCAATGTGCGCGACAAGACGATATGGCCGTCCAAGAAGGAGCGAGCGGCATCGGCGATCGGATCGGTGAGATCATCGCCGTCGACGAGCACCGTATACAGTCCGGTAATGGTTCCCGGACCTGGTCCGGTCCCGACACGTTCCAGTAGCTTCGGTAAGAGGGTAAACACAGAGGGGGTATAGCCTTTGGTCGTCGGAGGCTCTCCGATCGCCAAACCCACTTCTCTCTGGCTATAGGCCAATCGCGTCAGCGAATCCATCAACAACAAGACCTGTTTCCCCGCATCACGGAAGTATTCGGCGATGGTGGTGGCCACCAACGCCGCCCGCAGCCGTATGAGCGGAGCTTGGTCGGAGGTTGCCACCACCACCACCGAACGACTGAGGGCCTCTGCGCCCAGATCGCGTTCCAGGAATTCGTTGACCTCACGACCTCGCTCTCCGATCAGGGCAATGACATTGACATCCGCTTTCGTGTAACGACTGATCATGCCC from Nitrospira sp. includes the following:
- a CDS encoding Flagellum-specific ATP synthase FliI, whose protein sequence is MSLSHLIERVDPIEVSGRVAQAVGIVVEGYGPMTTVGELCRITREAAGESIAAEVVGFRGDRVLLMPLGDMQGIGPGSRITMSGHVANLAVGPGLLGRVLDGCGSPMDGKGRLTAMERYPLYAGPPNPLQRARLRAPLDLGVRAINGFLTCGRGQKMGIFSGSGVGKSVLLGMISRYTKADVNVIALIGERGREVNEFLERDLGAEALSRSVVVVATSDQAPLIRLRAALVATTIAEYFRDAGKQVLLLMDSLTRLAYSQREVGLAIGEPPTTKGYTPSVFTLLPKLLERVGTGPGPGTITGLYTVLVDGDDLTDPIADAARSFLDGHIVLSRTLAARNHFPAIDLLQSTSRVMRDIVGRTHYEAARKLLELVARYRQSEDLVVLGAYKPGMNAALDRAVHAQEAINAYLRQDIDQPAGLPSSVQQLEALAQQAA